The following proteins are co-located in the Rippkaea orientalis PCC 8801 genome:
- a CDS encoding COR domain-containing protein, translated as MVNTDTEIIKLIEEAARNKVETLDLTFKRLTSLPPEIGQLKNHLKFLDLRNNKLKTLPPEIGTLQSLNALFLTTNYLEELPPEIGNLSTLHRLSLTENKLSHLPQEFGNLIGLTELYLANNQLNSLPTEFGRLINLERLSLSNNQLTLLPEEFGNLKKLSWLDLKSNKLESLNPEIRDLKQLSKLNISYNQLTNLPPQISEVESLIELNASYNQLTILPGELGELSNLDLLNLSHNKIEKLPREIGQLKNLNTLNLIYNNLYYLPSQIGELSQLIDLRLSHNYLDNIPSEIEKLRKLTTLYLGYNKLKILPTGIIQLVRFGQLTILDLKENLLSIPPEIIWSKNDPNKIIDFYEKQQLNHEKQHLNEAKILLVGQGAVGKTSLIRRLIYGQFDIQQPKTHGINIKSWYLNINNNQDVKLNVWDFGGQEIYHATHQFFLTQRSLYLLVLNSRLDERDNQLEYWLQIIQSYGNSSPIIIVINRIDEHFLDLDRRGLRNKYPNIKAFVETSCKTGYGMDELQETIAYEVSQLSHIYDELPRNWLIIKAELEKKKEQNWDYISYEEYQEMCKQYDIITQEEQKALISFLHNLGVALNFQDDPRLKDTNILNPLWVTNGVYKILDDKALENHYKGILIPGMLERILDDAKYPRHKHMFILEMMRKFELCFQLEKAGEPEFLIADLLPKEEPENLNQWEKGLAFEYHYSVLPSSILSRFIVRMSQLIYNNLYWRNGVVLKDEDNLALIKADRYSNKIFIWVSGLEETRRDLLKAIRIDFQQIHQNVPGIEVTEKIVIPNHSEIVVDYQYLLDLEQMEITHFVPVGLKAQINVKELLEGFISEQERSQKSEVFPIKSPIYEPVNTPKKTKVKTYKLVFLNPLVVYNISFLITFSILIIFSKSLPIYLLAIIILLGLILMITIVILKDNQNNKKLIQSTFKKKQK; from the coding sequence GTGGTTAATACAGATACAGAAATTATCAAATTAATTGAAGAAGCGGCGAGAAACAAAGTAGAAACTCTCGATCTAACCTTTAAGCGATTAACGAGCTTACCGCCAGAAATTGGACAACTTAAAAATCATCTAAAATTTTTAGATCTAAGAAACAATAAGCTTAAAACTCTTCCGCCAGAAATCGGAACATTACAAAGTCTAAATGCGCTATTTTTAACAACTAATTACTTAGAAGAATTACCACCAGAAATTGGCAATCTTTCAACCCTACACCGTCTCAGTCTAACCGAAAATAAATTAAGTCATTTGCCTCAAGAATTTGGCAATCTTATCGGATTAACTGAACTGTATTTAGCGAACAATCAACTAAACAGTTTACCCACAGAATTTGGTCGTCTAATTAATTTAGAGAGACTCTCTTTAAGCAATAATCAATTAACTCTATTGCCAGAAGAATTTGGTAACTTAAAAAAGTTAAGCTGGTTAGATCTTAAATCAAACAAGCTAGAAAGTTTAAATCCAGAAATAAGAGATCTTAAGCAACTTTCTAAACTTAATATTAGTTATAATCAATTAACTAACTTACCCCCACAAATAAGTGAAGTTGAAAGTCTGATTGAACTCAATGCTAGTTATAATCAATTAACCATTTTGCCAGGTGAACTTGGTGAATTATCTAACCTTGATTTATTGAATTTGAGTCATAATAAAATTGAAAAGTTACCTCGAGAAATTGGACAACTAAAAAATCTCAATACATTAAATTTAATCTATAATAACCTATATTATCTTCCGTCTCAAATTGGAGAGCTTAGCCAACTTATTGATCTGCGTCTCAGCCACAATTATTTAGACAATATTCCCTCTGAAATTGAAAAACTTAGAAAACTGACTACCCTATATCTTGGCTATAATAAACTCAAAATATTACCAACAGGAATTATTCAATTAGTTCGTTTTGGGCAGCTAACAATACTTGATCTTAAAGAGAATTTACTTTCTATTCCTCCAGAAATTATTTGGAGTAAAAATGATCCTAATAAAATCATAGATTTTTATGAAAAGCAACAATTAAATCATGAAAAACAACATTTAAACGAAGCAAAAATTTTGTTAGTGGGACAAGGTGCTGTTGGCAAAACCTCTCTAATTAGGAGATTAATTTATGGACAATTTGATATTCAACAACCTAAAACTCACGGTATTAACATCAAATCTTGGTATCTTAATATTAACAATAATCAAGATGTAAAACTGAACGTTTGGGATTTTGGCGGACAGGAAATTTATCATGCAACACATCAGTTTTTTCTGACGCAAAGAAGTTTATATTTATTGGTTTTAAATTCTCGTTTAGATGAAAGAGATAATCAACTGGAATACTGGTTGCAAATTATTCAAAGTTATGGTAACTCTTCTCCTATTATTATTGTCATTAACCGCATTGATGAGCATTTTTTAGATTTAGATCGTCGGGGGTTAAGAAATAAATATCCTAACATTAAGGCCTTTGTTGAAACCTCTTGTAAAACGGGATACGGGATGGATGAATTGCAAGAAACAATTGCCTATGAAGTGTCTCAACTAAGTCATATTTATGATGAATTACCTCGAAATTGGCTCATTATTAAAGCTGAATTAGAAAAGAAAAAAGAGCAAAATTGGGATTACATCAGTTACGAAGAATATCAAGAAATGTGTAAACAGTATGATATCATAACTCAAGAAGAACAAAAAGCGTTAATTAGTTTCCTTCATAATTTAGGAGTTGCTTTAAACTTTCAAGATGATCCCAGACTCAAGGATACTAATATCCTTAATCCTTTGTGGGTAACAAATGGGGTTTATAAAATTCTCGATGATAAAGCCTTAGAAAATCATTATAAAGGCATTTTGATACCAGGAATGCTAGAGAGAATTTTAGATGATGCTAAATATCCCAGACATAAACATATGTTCATCTTAGAAATGATGCGTAAATTTGAACTTTGTTTTCAATTAGAAAAAGCCGGAGAACCAGAATTTTTAATTGCAGATTTATTACCAAAAGAAGAACCAGAAAACCTTAATCAATGGGAAAAAGGATTAGCTTTTGAATATCATTATAGTGTCTTACCGAGTAGTATTCTCTCTCGCTTTATTGTCCGCATGAGTCAGTTGATTTATAATAATTTATACTGGCGCAATGGAGTAGTTCTCAAAGATGAAGATAACCTAGCATTAATTAAAGCCGATCGCTACTCTAATAAAATCTTTATTTGGGTGAGTGGACTCGAAGAAACTCGCCGAGATTTACTAAAAGCAATTCGCATAGACTTCCAACAAATTCATCAAAATGTTCCAGGCATTGAAGTCACTGAAAAGATTGTCATTCCTAACCATTCTGAAATTGTCGTAGACTATCAATATTTATTAGATTTAGAACAGATGGAAATCACGCATTTTGTTCCAGTAGGATTAAAAGCACAAATCAATGTTAAAGAATTACTAGAAGGCTTTATTTCTGAACAAGAACGTAGTCAAAAAAGCGAAGTATTTCCGATAAAATCACCGATATATGAACCAGTTAATACTCCCAAAAAAACTAAAGTAAAAACCTATAAATTAGTTTTCTTAAATCCTTTGGTCGTTTACAATATCAGTTTTTTAATTACCTTTAGTATTCTAATAATTTTCAGTAAATCTTTACCCATATATTTGCTAGCTATAATCATCTTATTAGGGCTAATTCTTATGATAACAATTGTTATTTTGAAAGACAATCAAAATAATAAGAAATTAATCCAATCAACCTTTAAAAAAAAGCAGAAATAA